A part of Limihaloglobus sulfuriphilus genomic DNA contains:
- a CDS encoding DNA-directed RNA polymerase subunit omega, which yields MIEALKHQDIVDKVGGKFKLSALIQKRMKEILEGSRPLIDDTKGKTLMEIVVQEILEDKITLEQAAPKETTIDPFAAF from the coding sequence ATGATAGAAGCATTAAAACATCAGGACATAGTCGATAAGGTCGGCGGCAAATTCAAACTCTCCGCCCTTATCCAGAAACGTATGAAAGAAATCCTCGAAGGCTCCCGCCCTCTTATCGATGATACAAAGGGAAAGACTTTGATGGAAATCGTTGTGCAGGAGATACTTGAGGATAAAATCACTCTCGAGCAGGCAGCACCAAAAGAAACGACCATTGATCCTTTCGCGGCGTTTTGA
- the gmk gene encoding guanylate kinase: MSNKGLLVVISGPSGVGKGTICQELLKDPNVYLSVSATTRKPGKNETTGKSYLFISKDEFEKQIEQNGFLEYAGVFDNYYGTPREKVEQSLNDGKTVLLEIDVQGGTQVKKNMPQAVMIFILPPDMQELESRIRNRGRDSDETILKRLKKAQTEIDTAQEAYDYFVVNDSLEKAVNEVKTIIDNRRNSK, translated from the coding sequence ATGTCGAATAAAGGGCTTCTTGTCGTGATAAGCGGCCCTTCCGGTGTAGGCAAGGGCACGATATGCCAGGAACTGCTCAAAGACCCGAATGTGTATTTGAGCGTTTCGGCGACAACCCGCAAGCCTGGTAAAAACGAGACCACAGGCAAAAGCTATTTGTTTATCTCTAAAGATGAATTTGAAAAGCAGATAGAGCAAAACGGATTTCTTGAATATGCCGGAGTTTTTGACAATTATTACGGCACTCCCAGAGAGAAAGTTGAACAGTCACTTAACGATGGAAAAACAGTATTATTAGAGATCGACGTTCAGGGCGGAACGCAGGTAAAGAAAAATATGCCCCAGGCGGTGATGATTTTCATTCTGCCGCCCGATATGCAGGAACTTGAAAGCCGTATCCGCAACCGCGGCCGCGATAGTGATGAGACGATTTTAAAACGGCTTAAAAAGGCACAAACTGAGATAGATACGGCTCAAGAAGCGTATGATTATTTTGTTGTAAACGATTCGCTTGAAAAAGCAGTTAATGAGGTTAAAACCATTATTGATAACAGGAGAAATTCCAAATGA
- a CDS encoding flavoprotein encodes MKPDKDILKGKKILLGVTGGIAAYKSADLASKLVQAGADVTVMITKCGLELIGSKTFEALTSNPVLTTLWNSPENYAISHIQTVRQSDAIVVAPATANIIAKMAGGIGDDILSTTLIAGWQKPILLAPAMNNMMWENPIVQKNLDYIKTTLGVKTAGPCEGYLACGTKAAGRMAQPEEILTEIRSILQA; translated from the coding sequence ATGAAACCAGACAAAGACATCTTAAAAGGTAAAAAAATACTCCTTGGAGTGACAGGCGGTATCGCGGCTTATAAGTCGGCTGACCTTGCCAGCAAACTCGTCCAGGCCGGCGCAGATGTAACGGTTATGATAACCAAATGCGGACTGGAACTAATCGGCAGCAAGACATTCGAGGCGTTGACCTCAAACCCTGTTCTGACAACGCTTTGGAACTCTCCGGAAAATTACGCCATCAGCCACATCCAGACTGTCCGGCAATCGGACGCAATAGTTGTCGCCCCTGCCACAGCCAATATCATAGCCAAGATGGCCGGCGGAATCGGAGATGACATTCTCAGCACTACGCTGATCGCCGGCTGGCAGAAACCTATTCTCCTGGCGCCGGCAATGAATAACATGATGTGGGAAAACCCTATTGTGCAGAAAAACCTTGATTATATCAAGACAACCCTCGGCGTAAAGACTGCGGGCCCCTGCGAGGGATACCTTGCCTGCGGCACGAAAGCTGCCGGAAGAATGGCACAGCCCGAAGAGATTTTAACAGAGATACGCAGCATTTTACAAGCATGA
- the rmuC gene encoding DNA recombination protein RmuC — translation MAPIEIIVIIILIAGFGWLIWKLSEIARSRADTAAAQQEILRLSQENARLEEKNSAAEEKQIRIDELEQHIQLLSDEKAELLSQITGLKTTLEQERKAASEKQKNLEDIKKEFTAEFKILAGSIMEDNSKKFTEQNKTGIDAILKPLSEKIKEFEKRINETHDTNLKDRGKLINELQNLQKLNKQLTEDAENLTTALKGKAKVQGNWGEMILERIFEAAGLESPREYERQFSTTNQDGKRYQPDFIVHLPQNRDVIIDSKVSLKAYEQYCSAESDAQQEKALKEHINSVKRHIKELADKDYSNLQGIKNLDDLLMFIPIESACSLAVQNAPEIIDMAISSNILIATPTNLMASLRVIKNLWRQDKQNRNAIEIADEAGKLHDKFVAFYNDMEKLGSNLSTAEKSYNAAINKLKTGRGNIVARTVKLKELGAKTSKAVSADLIEDALENDTKELPQP, via the coding sequence ATGGCTCCTATAGAAATAATTGTCATAATAATACTGATTGCAGGCTTTGGCTGGCTTATATGGAAGTTAAGTGAAATCGCCAGATCCAGAGCTGACACAGCCGCTGCTCAACAGGAAATCTTGAGGCTTTCTCAGGAAAACGCCCGTTTGGAAGAGAAGAACTCCGCCGCGGAAGAAAAACAAATACGTATTGATGAGCTTGAGCAGCATATACAGTTATTAAGCGATGAAAAGGCCGAGCTTCTTTCACAGATAACAGGGCTTAAAACCACTCTTGAGCAGGAACGCAAAGCAGCGTCTGAAAAACAAAAGAACCTTGAAGATATAAAGAAAGAATTTACCGCCGAATTTAAAATCCTTGCCGGCAGTATCATGGAGGATAATTCCAAAAAATTCACCGAACAGAACAAAACCGGCATTGATGCGATATTAAAGCCCCTTAGCGAAAAGATTAAGGAATTTGAAAAGAGGATAAACGAAACCCACGACACAAACCTCAAAGACAGGGGCAAACTGATAAACGAGCTGCAGAACCTCCAGAAATTAAACAAACAGCTCACAGAGGATGCGGAAAACCTCACCACAGCCCTTAAAGGCAAGGCTAAAGTACAGGGCAACTGGGGCGAGATGATTCTTGAGAGGATATTTGAAGCAGCCGGCCTGGAAAGTCCCAGGGAATATGAGCGGCAATTCTCAACTACAAACCAGGACGGCAAACGTTATCAGCCCGACTTTATTGTACATCTGCCGCAGAACAGAGATGTAATTATCGATTCAAAGGTCAGCCTTAAGGCTTATGAACAATATTGCTCCGCCGAATCGGACGCCCAGCAGGAAAAAGCTCTCAAAGAGCATATAAACTCGGTAAAAAGACACATAAAAGAGCTCGCGGACAAAGATTACAGCAACCTGCAGGGGATAAAAAACCTTGACGATCTTCTAATGTTTATACCAATAGAATCGGCTTGTTCATTGGCTGTACAAAACGCCCCTGAAATAATAGATATGGCGATAAGCAGCAATATACTCATAGCGACACCAACAAATCTGATGGCAAGCCTTAGGGTTATTAAGAACCTCTGGCGGCAGGATAAGCAGAATCGCAACGCCATAGAAATCGCCGATGAAGCGGGTAAACTTCACGATAAATTTGTCGCTTTCTACAATGACATGGAAAAGCTCGGAAGCAACCTCAGCACCGCGGAGAAAAGTTATAACGCCGCCATTAACAAGCTCAAAACCGGCAGGGGCAACATCGTTGCACGGACTGTAAAATTGAAAGAACTCGGGGCTAAAACCTCAAAAGCCGTTTCGGCAGATCTCATTGAAGATGCTCTCGAAAACGACACAAAGGAATTGCCGCAACCGTAA
- a CDS encoding phosphopantothenoylcysteine decarboxylase, whose product MNILVTAGGTREHIDPVRYISNASSGNMGYSIARAAIQRGHNVNLVSANVSLTPPAGCRLTKVISAQDMFEAVKENFSECDCLIMAAAVADYTPAEPSPLKLKKSEDDMNIHLKPTVDILGWAGQNKTSQTLVGFALEDTDMFVRALEKKSRKAVDIIAVNSTESIAEKISTLHVNTGGDEWISFQQTDKLQIAQALIEIVELYIEDNL is encoded by the coding sequence ATGAATATTTTAGTAACAGCAGGCGGAACACGCGAACATATTGACCCCGTGCGTTATATCTCAAACGCAAGCTCGGGCAATATGGGCTATTCTATCGCCCGGGCGGCTATTCAACGAGGCCATAACGTAAATCTTGTATCCGCAAATGTTTCACTTACCCCGCCGGCCGGCTGCAGATTGACCAAGGTTATCTCCGCTCAGGATATGTTTGAGGCTGTCAAAGAAAACTTCAGCGAATGTGACTGCCTTATTATGGCCGCGGCGGTCGCCGACTACACACCGGCAGAGCCATCGCCGTTGAAACTGAAAAAATCCGAAGACGATATGAACATCCATCTTAAACCCACAGTGGATATCCTTGGCTGGGCGGGCCAGAATAAAACATCGCAAACCCTTGTCGGCTTTGCACTTGAAGATACGGACATGTTTGTAAGAGCCCTGGAAAAGAAATCACGCAAAGCTGTAGATATTATCGCTGTGAATTCAACCGAATCAATCGCGGAAAAGATTTCTACGCTCCATGTCAACACCGGCGGCGATGAATGGATATCGTTCCAGCAAACCGACAAGCTCCAGATAGCTCAGGCACTAATTGAGATAGTTGAGCTTTACATCGAAGACAACCTGTAA
- the trmB gene encoding tRNA (guanosine(46)-N7)-methyltransferase TrmB: MPASKLKEYPQHMLFDGKIKPGSDLRLLFERKAPIQMEIGSGKGTFLVSQAKAFPDINFIGIEWASKFYRHAVDRMGRWGLKNVKMMRTDAAVFISEKIADECIDMYHIYFPDPWPKKRHHKRRFFSVSNALQMLRTLVPGGIINIATDHDGYFEQIQEVCTTLKAQGKIEIIEYIRPTGAKEGEYAGTNFERKYIKEGRSINAAAIQKIG; this comes from the coding sequence ATGCCCGCCAGTAAACTAAAAGAATATCCCCAGCATATGCTTTTTGACGGTAAAATCAAGCCGGGCAGCGACTTGAGGCTGTTGTTCGAGCGTAAGGCTCCAATTCAGATGGAGATCGGCTCCGGTAAAGGGACTTTCCTCGTCAGCCAGGCAAAGGCGTTTCCCGATATAAACTTTATCGGCATAGAATGGGCAAGCAAATTTTACAGGCACGCTGTTGACAGGATGGGCCGCTGGGGACTGAAAAACGTCAAGATGATGCGGACAGACGCGGCAGTATTTATCAGCGAGAAAATAGCGGACGAGTGTATTGATATGTACCATATATACTTTCCTGACCCATGGCCCAAAAAACGCCACCACAAACGCCGTTTTTTTTCCGTGTCCAATGCCCTCCAGATGCTTCGAACACTTGTGCCCGGGGGTATTATCAATATAGCAACCGACCACGACGGCTATTTTGAGCAGATACAAGAGGTCTGCACTACGCTCAAAGCACAGGGAAAGATCGAAATAATTGAATACATCCGCCCTACCGGCGCAAAAGAGGGGGAATATGCCGGCACAAATTTTGAACGCAAATACATCAAAGAAGGCCGCTCAATAAACGCTGCAGCGATACAAAAAATCGGTTAA